The following is a genomic window from Flavobacteriales bacterium.
GGCATGAAAAAAGCCGCACCGGGTGTTGATCCGAATCGCATCGACCATGAATATCGCTTTGAACGGCAACGTCGACTGGCCTATCGCAGCAGCGTTGATTCGCTTGCAGGAGGTAAAGTCCGTGGTGAATTCGAAGAACGCGGTTGCAACTTTAATAGCGGTCGAATCATGGCCGTGGAATGGGATACCATTAACGATGTTATGTTCGTTCAGACCGCGGGCGGAATCATGTTCTCCGGTCCCGAGGATGGCTCCAATTGGCAACCGGTGAACGAACAGTTTCGCATGGCCGATGCCCTATTCGTTCGATTCGTGGATCACAACGGTAGCCAGCGACTTTTATCGGGTACGGGGGGGGCGTACTTTTATTACAGCGATGACCTGGGGATCACTTGGGACACCGCGGTCGGACTCGATCCAAATGCTTCGAACCGAAGCTTCAGGGACGTCGTGTTGCTGAACGACTCGGCCAAGACCTTGTACGCATTGACCACCGAATGGACGGGTGGATGGAAACAACGCCTGCATCGAAGTACGGATCACGGCTCATCATTTCAGTTGATGTACACGTTTACAGAAAGTGGTGGTGGAGCTCACAGTCGCCTCGACCTCTGGGCTCATCGCTACGAAGAAGCCGCGTACTTGGTCTATCGCGATTCGATCTTTGAGCTCAGTGATTCAACCCGATCTTTCCGAGGGAAAATTTCAGGCACTTCGGGATTGGGGACTATGCTGCTCACCGGTACTTCGGCTCCGGCGAGTGGAAATGAAATCCTCTATGTATACTCCGACCAGGACATTTACCGAAGCGACGACAATGGCGTAACTTGGACACTAAAAGGAAACGTTGGGGAGAACCCTTTTCGCCGCACCAGCTTTGAGTGCTCTTTGAGTGATCCCGATGCCCTCTTCTTCGGCGCGGTCGAGTGCTGGCGGTCGTGGAATGGTGGAGCGAATTTCAACAAGGTCAATAATTGGTTCGACTACTACGATTTTGAAGCAAATAAGCTTCACGCGGATATTCCGAATATTCAGTCGTTTTACGATGATCACGGAAATGAAGTACTCTTTATTAGTACGGACGCATCGTTCTACTCATCAACGAACAAAGGGCTTACGGTACAAAACCGCGGAATGGCCGGACTCAACGTATCGCGGCTGTACGATCATTACACGGACGAAACGGACCCGGGCATCATTCACGTAGGCACGCAAGATCAGGGGTATCAGCGTATCCTTCAAGACAATGGCGGTATTCTCTCCTTCGAGCAAGAAATCTCCGGTGACTATGGATGGCTGGTGAGCTCCGATGACGGGTACAGTGTGTGGATGAACTATCCGGGATTTGCCATGCACGTCACCGAAGCAGGCTTTGCAAATATGTCGACGACCAGTTGGGATTTCGGCGGAGCCAACAGCTTGTGGATACCCCCATTAATGGCTGACCCAATCGACGGATATACGGCTTATGTGGCCGGTAATTTAAACTCTGGTTCTGGGTCTTATATGATTCAACTTGTACATACCGGTGGCAGTATTGTGCCATCACAAATGCCGTTCAATTTCAATCAAGGTGGGGCGGGTCAAATCACAGCCATGGCATACAGCCCAATCGATCCGAATCATTGGTACGTTTTAACCGAAAATGGTCGAATTTATCACTCTGATGATTCAGGCACCAGTTGGACATCACACACCATTTCGAACGCACCCGGCACTCATTACTTCTACGGAATGTACATTTACCCTTCTCCCAACAGTCTTGGAACGGTGTATATCGGTGGCAGCGGGTATAGTAATCCGCCCATATACAAACTCGAAAACCACGGTGCTACAGCGACCGCCCTTAACAATGGGCTACCTCCGACTTTGGTGCACGAATTGGCCGGCGACCCAACGGATTCGCTATTATTCGCGGCCAC
Proteins encoded in this region:
- a CDS encoding T9SS type A sorting domain-containing protein; translated protein: MFKSIVCLACLALIPWLASRFDTSTQERKFPQPKGTIVVYDSTSEEERHEQKSAWLKGMKKAAPGVDPNRIDHEYRFERQRRLAYRSSVDSLAGGKVRGEFEERGCNFNSGRIMAVEWDTINDVMFVQTAGGIMFSGPEDGSNWQPVNEQFRMADALFVRFVDHNGSQRLLSGTGGAYFYYSDDLGITWDTAVGLDPNASNRSFRDVVLLNDSAKTLYALTTEWTGGWKQRLHRSTDHGSSFQLMYTFTESGGGAHSRLDLWAHRYEEAAYLVYRDSIFELSDSTRSFRGKISGTSGLGTMLLTGTSAPASGNEILYVYSDQDIYRSDDNGVTWTLKGNVGENPFRRTSFECSLSDPDALFFGAVECWRSWNGGANFNKVNNWFDYYDFEANKLHADIPNIQSFYDDHGNEVLFISTDASFYSSTNKGLTVQNRGMAGLNVSRLYDHYTDETDPGIIHVGTQDQGYQRILQDNGGILSFEQEISGDYGWLVSSDDGYSVWMNYPGFAMHVTEAGFANMSTTSWDFGGANSLWIPPLMADPIDGYTAYVAGNLNSGSGSYMIQLVHTGGSIVPSQMPFNFNQGGAGQITAMAYSPIDPNHWYVLTENGRIYHSDDSGTSWTSHTISNAPGTHYFYGMYIYPSPNSLGTVYIGGSGYSNPPIYKLENHGATATALNNGLPPTLVHELAGDPTDSLLFAATEVGPFVYVAGDDQWYDLTLMGMPDVNCWSVEYIDALDVVRFGTHARGLWDLNLETPGIGLEEDQMAEWSVYPNPTKDFIRFSEPLKSGVLVDLQGRVVRQWSYPIDQLDISDLTTGKYVLRLAEGATVVVKL